The following are from one region of the Pseudomonas putida genome:
- a CDS encoding nucleoside recognition domain-containing protein, translating to MLNGLWLGFFLVAAVSALAQWLVGGNAGIFAAMVESIFAMAKLSVEVMVLLFGTLTLWLGFLKIAEKAGIVEWLAKVLGPLFARLMPEVPPGHPALGLITMNFAANGLGLDNAATPIGLKAMRALQELNPSSTTASNAQILFLVLNASSLTLLPVTIFMYRAQQGAADPTMVFLPILLATSVSSLVGLLSVAVMQRLRLWDPVVLAYLIPGALLLGGFMAFLGTLSAAALASLSSILGNLTLFGVIILFLVVGALKRVKVYEAFVEGAKEGFDVAKGLLPYLVAMLVAVGVLRASGALELALDGIRHAVTWLGLDTRFVEGLPTALVKPFSGSAARAMLIETMQTHGVDSFPALVAATIQGSTETTFYVLAVYFGAVGIQRVRHAVGCALLAELSGVIAAIFVCYWFFA from the coding sequence ATGCTCAACGGCCTTTGGCTTGGCTTTTTCCTGGTGGCGGCAGTGTCCGCCCTGGCCCAATGGCTGGTAGGCGGCAACGCAGGCATATTCGCGGCGATGGTCGAGAGCATCTTCGCCATGGCCAAGCTGTCGGTCGAGGTGATGGTGCTGCTGTTCGGCACGCTGACCCTGTGGCTGGGCTTTCTCAAGATCGCCGAGAAGGCTGGCATCGTCGAATGGCTGGCCAAGGTGCTGGGCCCGCTGTTTGCCCGCCTGATGCCGGAGGTGCCGCCGGGCCACCCTGCCCTGGGCCTGATCACCATGAACTTCGCCGCCAATGGCCTGGGCCTGGACAACGCCGCTACGCCTATCGGCCTGAAGGCCATGCGCGCGCTGCAGGAACTGAACCCCAGCAGCACCACGGCGAGCAACGCCCAGATCCTGTTCCTGGTGCTCAACGCCTCGTCGCTGACCTTGCTGCCGGTGACCATATTCATGTACCGGGCCCAGCAAGGTGCGGCGGACCCGACCATGGTGTTCCTGCCGATCCTGCTGGCCACCAGCGTCTCGTCCCTGGTCGGCCTGCTGTCGGTGGCGGTGATGCAGCGTCTGCGCCTGTGGGACCCGGTGGTGCTTGCCTATCTGATTCCCGGAGCCTTGCTGCTGGGCGGCTTCATGGCCTTCCTCGGCACCCTGTCGGCGGCTGCGCTGGCCAGCCTGTCGTCGATCCTGGGCAACCTCACGCTGTTTGGCGTGATCATCCTGTTCCTGGTGGTCGGTGCCTTGAAGCGGGTGAAGGTATATGAAGCCTTTGTTGAAGGCGCCAAGGAAGGCTTCGACGTGGCCAAGGGCCTGTTGCCTTACCTGGTGGCGATGCTGGTGGCGGTGGGTGTGCTGCGGGCCTCAGGTGCCCTGGAGCTGGCTCTGGACGGTATCCGTCATGCCGTGACCTGGCTGGGCCTGGATACGCGCTTTGTCGAGGGCCTGCCCACGGCGCTGGTCAAGCCGTTCTCCGGCAGCGCGGCGCGGGCGATGCTGATCGAGACCATGCAGACCCACGGCGTGGACAGCTTCCCGGCGCTGGTGGCAGCGACGATTCAGGGCAGTACCGAAACTACCTTCTACGTGCTGGCGGTGTACTTCGGTGCGGTGGGTATCCAGCGCGTGCGGCATGCCGTCGGTTGCGCGTTGTTGGCGGAGTTGTCCGGTGTGATCGCGGCGATCTTCGTCTGCTACTGGTTCTTCGCCTGA